Genomic DNA from Carnobacterium gallinarum DSM 4847:
CATATATCTTTAACAACTCTGGTCGTAAAGATTGAAAAGTACTTATTAACTCGTCTCCTCCAAAAGCATTCGAGAATTTTTTCCCTGTTAATTCGCCAGACAAACTTGAAATCAGTTGTTCTGTCTTATTACTATCTGCAAGGATATTGATTAATTTTCCAACGAGATAACCATCATCAAAAGAGAGATCCTCCCCCTTTAGATTACTCTCATAGAAATTCTGTATAGAAGCCATCATTTTATCTGTATCGCCATAGTCAAAATCTCTTGTTGCTTCATAATAACCCATCATTTCTGATGTAATAAAAATACTGGCATCCAATCTCTTTACTTCATCTAGTTCAGCATTCTTTTTAAGATACATTAAGGATAATTCTTGAATATGTTCTCTTAATAGCTTCTGGTGAATCTCCGCAAAACAATCATCCATAAATTCCTCAACTGGATAACCTACTTCATTTTCCCAACCAGGATTTTTGAAGCTACCCGTTAAAAATTCCTTTTTGATTTCCGCTGGTACATCTGGATGGTCATTAAGTAATACTTGATGTCCTTTTAATACTAAATAATCTTGGATATACTCTTCAAGTTCACCAAAATAAAACCATCCTACTGGTTTATTGCTAAGTTTAGAAACCTTCTTAACTACTTCCAATGGCGCTAGAGAATATCCTCGTACATATGAATTAATGGTTGGTTTAATCAAGCCTAATCTATTTCCATACTCTGTAAAAGACAAACCTAATTCATCTTTTACCATTCTTAAGCGATTTCCAACTTTTTCCTTATTTGGTTTCAGCAATTCAAACATGTTTAATCCCTCCTAAATACGTCTTCCATATGAGTATATCACAACGTATAAAAAATCGTATATTTTTTTCAATTTACTTGTTGACTTCGTGTATGCAATCGTATATAATTCAATTTGTAGAGGTACCCTACATTTTTTAAACTCATCGTATACAAAATCGTTTACACAAAAAGAAAGAAGGAATCTAATTTGGCAATTAAAATCAATGACTTAGTTTTACCAATAACAAAACTTGAAAGTGACTACCAAGTTGTACAAGTAACCAAGTGGCAAAAAGATGGAGAAGTCTTAGGCTGGAACTATGAATGCATTCTTCCAAAATTACGTTTTGAGAAAGTAAGCGTAAAAGTAGCCTCAGAATTTCCTGTTATCTCGAATGAAGATTTAGGAAAAGAAGGAATGGCAATCATTACATTTGAACAATTAACCATTACTCCATGGGGACGTGCAAATGGACATTTTATCAGCTATGGTCTAACCGCTTCTGCTAAATCTGCCACACTGGTTAATAAAAAATGAGCACTACTAATTACTTTACTGCTTACGAAGCCCTTGAAAAA
This window encodes:
- a CDS encoding helix-turn-helix domain-containing protein, with protein sequence MFELLKPNKEKVGNRLRMVKDELGLSFTEYGNRLGLIKPTINSYVRGYSLAPLEVVKKVSKLSNKPVGWFYFGELEEYIQDYLVLKGHQVLLNDHPDVPAEIKKEFLTGSFKNPGWENEVGYPVEEFMDDCFAEIHQKLLREHIQELSLMYLKKNAELDEVKRLDASIFITSEMMGYYEATRDFDYGDTDKMMASIQNFYESNLKGEDLSFDDGYLVGKLINILADSNKTEQLISSLSGELTGKKFSNAFGGDELISTFQSLRPELLKIYAEKTYEDYYDWFEK